A genome region from Nicotiana tabacum cultivar K326 chromosome 13, ASM71507v2, whole genome shotgun sequence includes the following:
- the LOC107802814 gene encoding putative gamma-glutamylcyclotransferase At3g02910, whose product MAIAEGPTKTDSRLIFTYGTLKRGFPNHFLMENLIGAGDVVFVGEYTTVETFPLVCGPYGIPYLINIPGSGNRVRGELYKVKGSGLGPLDDLEGIERGHYERLPLTVAGDDGETVAAEAYFGHRSFGEGMWKRCGESGFEEFTIEMGEKYERKEDRPPNNDFLQNIRDFISNGN is encoded by the coding sequence ATGGCAATCGCAGAGGGCCCCACCAAAACCGATTCGCGGTTAATCTTCACGTATGGAACCCTAAAGCGCGGATTCCCCAACCATTTCCTGATGGAAAATCTGATCGGCGCCGGCGACGTCGTTTTCGTCGGTGAGTACACGACAGTGGAGACCTTCCCGCTCGTCTGCGGGCCCTACGGAATCCCATACCTGATCAACATCCCCGGGTCGGGTAACCGGGTCAGGGGCGAGCTCTACAAGGTGAAAGGCAGTGGGCTTGGGCCGCTGGACGATCTGGAAGGGATCGAGAGAGGCCATTACGAGAGGCTGCCGTTGACAGTCGCCGGAGACGACGGTGAGACAGTGGCGGCGGAGGCGTACTTCGGGCACCGGAGCTTTGGGGAAGGAATGTGGAAGAGATGCGGAGAATCAGGGTTTGAGGAGTTCACTATAGAAATGGGGGAGAAATATGAGAGGAAAGAAGACAGGCCTCCCAATAATGATTTTCTTCAAAATATCAGAGATTTTATCTCCAACGGGAACTGA
- the LOC107828403 gene encoding uncharacterized protein LOC107828403, with protein sequence MSIAEYQQNFLRLSRYAGGIIDGERGKCKRFEEGLNGYIRKSMAILQLEGFSKLISTTLTWERIDKEEASMRENKFRKGNSNYGGPSKKEKFDYSKTCRKNHYGACRRAFGACFNYESLDHKVKDCPNPNPFSYTYTEGSVQKPVTTHSQANSGARARNVQAVGSGGANQASRSRSTLCVREQDAPKTAFRTRYGHYEFLVIPFGLTNAPAAFMDLMNHVFKPYLDQFVVVFIHGILVYSKNREDHDKHLQIVMQILKGRQLYAKLSKCEFWLSEVVFLGHIVSVEGMKIDPSKIQAIVNWKPPKTPR encoded by the exons ATGTCTATTGCAGAGTATCAACAAAACTTTCTCAGGCTTTCTCGCTATGCTGGAGGTATTATTGATGGTGAAAGAGGCAAGTGCAAAAGATTTGAAGAAGGTTTGAATGGTTACATTCGAAAGTCTATGGCAATCTTGCAACTTGAGGGTTTTTCCAAGCTAATTTCTACTACTCTTACTTGGGAAAGAATTGATAAGGAAGAAGCTAGTATGAGAGAAAACAAGTTTAGGAAGGGTAATTCAAATTATGGCGGTCCATccaaaaaggaaaagtttgacTATTCCAAGACT TGCAGGAAGAATCACTATGGCGCCTGCAGAAGAGCTTTTGGTGCTTGTTTTAATTATGAAAGTCTAGATCATAAAGTGAAGGATTGTCCTAATCCTAATCCTTTTTCTTATACATATACAGAGGGCTCAGTTCAAAAGCCTGTCACTACTCATTCTCAAGCTAATAGTGGTGCAAGAGCTAGAAATGTGCAAGCAGTGGGTTCGGGTGGAGCTAATCAGGCTAGTAGGTCGAGATCTACT TTGTGTGTAAGGGAGCAAGATGCTCCTAAAACTGCTTTTAGGACCaggtatggccattatgaatttttggtaataccatttggtttgacaaatgcTCCTGCTGCATTTATGGATCTAATGAACCATGTATTCAAGCCTTATCTTGATCAATTTGTGGTGGTGTTTATTCATGGCATTTTAGTCTATTCCAAGAATAGAGAAGATCATGATAAGCATCTCCAGATTGTCATGCAAATTCTGAAAGGGAGGCAACTCTATGCAAAgctttccaaatgtgaattttggctgagtGAAGTGGtgtttttggggcatattgtatcagttGAAGGTATGAAGATTGATCCTAGTAAGATTCAAGCTATTGTTAATTGGAAACCCCCTAAAACTCCAAgataa
- the LOC107828404 gene encoding uncharacterized protein LOC107828404, translating into MFLLTNELNKALQKKDQDIVNVMRLLDLAKTRLQTMRESELESLMDEVYSFCGKHSILIPKMDENYPRSKRKRSDVSYSHHFRVEVFYAIIDFQLLELNYHFDVVTSDLLLGMACLNLVDSFANFDKDRIMKLAECYPSEFGDRELRDLSYQLNRFIVYARKCDSVFLNLKGIKDLAIVMAKTKLYQTWCLVYLLVKLTLILPVATASVERAFSSMKLIKNDLRNSIGDEFLNGYLVYNIERNVFATISNDTIMDRFQNMKARRVQMPDTAKKWIKHFCGAATEDTPPLANNRRSFANLK; encoded by the exons ATGTTTCTTCTTACAAATGAATTGAATAAAGCTCTACAAAAAAAAGATCAAGATATTGTCAATGTTATGAGGTTACTTGACCTTGCAAAGACAAGATTGCAAACAATGAGAGAAAGTGAATTGGAGTCTTTGATGGACGAGGTTTACTCATTTTGTGGTAAACATAgtattttaattccaaaaatggATGAAAACTATCCAAGGTCAAAGCGTAAGAGGTCAGATGTTTCATATTCACATCACTTTCGTGTGGAAGTATTTTATGCTATTATTGATTTCCAACTTCTAGAGCTCAATTATCATTTTGATGTAGTGACTAGTGACTTACTCCTTGGCATGGCTTGTTTGAATCTGGTTGATTCATTTGCTAATTTTGACAAAGATAGAATAATGAAGTTGGCCGAGTGTTATCCAAGTGAGTTTGGTGATAGGGAGCTTCGGGATCTCAGTTACCAGCTTAATCGTTTCATTGTCTATGCTCGAAAGTGTGATAGTgtgtttctcaatttgaaagGAATTAAGGATCTTGCTATAGTGATGGCCAAAACAAAATTGTATCAAACTTGGTGTCTTGTGTATTTACTTGTGAAGCTGACGTTGATTTTACCTGTTGCTACGGCAAGCGTGGAAAGGGCATTCTCCTCAATGAAGCTCATAAAGAATGATCTACGTAATAGCATTGGTGATGAATTTTTGAATGGTTATTTAGTTTACAATATAGAGCGTAATGTATTTGCAACTATAAGTAATGATACTATTATGGATCGGTTTCAAAATATGAAAGCTCGTCGAGTACAAAT GCCTGATACTGCAAAGAAATGGATAAAGCATTTTTGCGGTGCTGCTACTGAAGATACACCACCTTTGGCAAACAATAGGAGGTCATTTGCTAACCTCAAGTAG